TGATTTTGTCTGCTGACATGAAAAGAATGGTATTGCTATATTGGCATGCGATGGTTAAAATATTATGGGATACTTTATAGGCACACTTGAAACCTGAAATCGAAAACTATTTTTATGTTGAGCATAATTATAGACTGCTATTATTTTAGGATAGCTTTTATATAAATCATTACTATCAATAAAATCATGGATGTGAAATATAGTGTTTGAAGATAAAGAAGCACCTGGTAATGTTCCTCTGAGATTCAGCGAATATCTCAGGGTGCTGAAGCTGACAAGGAAACCAACGAGAGAAGAATTTACTGTAATAGCAAAAGTAGCAGGTGCTGGCATACTCTTGGTGGGATTGATCGGGTTTATCATATACCTGTTAATAACCGTAGTGCCGGGATGGTTAAAATGAACGAGGAAGCACAGAATGAAGCAGCCATCTATGTTGTAAAGACAACGGCGAATCAGGAAAGAACGGTGGCGAATCTTATTGAGAAAGTAGCTAAAAAGGAGAAGCTTGGAATCTATGCAATCCTGGCGCCCGATGAGTTAAAGGGATATGTTCTTATAGAGGCTGAAGGACCGGAAGTGGTGGACCAGGTCATTGCGAACGTGCCTCATGCGAGGACACTTGTGAAAGGTCAGTCCAGTTTTGCTGAGATTGCGCATTTCCTGATACCCAAACTTACAGTTACAGGTATTACCGAAGGAAGCATTGTGGAACTTATATCAGGTCCTTTCAAGGGAGAAAAAGCAAGAGTGAAAAGGATAGATACAACTCATGAAGAGATTACAGTTGAACTGTTTGAGGCGATGGTACCCATCCCTGTTACAGTTCGCGGTGATAATGTTAGAATATTGAAACGAGAGGAAGAAGAGAAATAATAATAGGAGAATTAAAAAATGGTAAGCGTTGTAGAAGCATTAGTTCCCGGCGGGCAAGCAACCCCGGGTCCGCCGCTGGGACCGTCGCTTGGTCCGCTCGGCGTGAATGTAAAGGCAATCATAGACAAGATCAATGAACAGACAAAAGCGTTCAGCGGAATGCAGGTTCCGGTTAAGGTTATCGTGGACGATAAGAAACAATTCACGGTACAGGTTGGAACCCCGCCGACGTCTGCACTCATAAAGAAAGAGCTTGGTATCGAGACCGGCTCGGGAACCCCGAACACCAACACAGTGGGCAATATTACCGTGAAGCAGGCAGTGAAGATTGCGCGCATGAAGAAGACCGATACCCTTGCAAAGTCCTTGAAAAATGCAGTTAAAGAAATCGTGGGTTCATGTGTTCCACTGGGTGTGACTTTTGAGGGCTTGAAGCCAAAAGAAGCAATCGCAGCCATTAATAGCGGAAAATTCGACTCTGAGCTATCAGAGCCGCTATAATTTTTTTTATACTTGTTACAGGTCTTTTTTAAAATAACAATTAGAACATTGGTTAGCTTATCCCCACATCCGCCTTGTTGTCCGTGATGTGCAGGTAGACCAGCCCGCCCGGGGAGTAGTAGTTGATGTACATGGTGGAGCTGGGGTAAATATTTTGACCTACTGGATAGCATTGGGAAAAAGAAAAGTCACCATTTTGCGCCATTTCCTGGATGTAGTGCTGGGTTACGTTGTAAAAACTTTGCGTGTTATAGGGATATGTTGTATTGATTACCCGATCTGTCCATGAAAAAGCAGGATTACTGAATTGGCTTCCACCACCTGCAATTTGACTAGGAGTACAGCCTTGGCCAGAGGTGGAGCCTACTCCATTTTTCGTATATGTAAAGTTATTACTTTTGTTCAACAAGTCTATATAAACATATCCATCGGGTTGCACGGTAAAATTTAATGTATTTTGCCATGCCTCAACAGGTGCACTTTGTCCAGCTTCTTGATAACCAATCTGCAGCATAAATGAATTACCATATTCTTTTAAGTAGAATATCAATTTCTTGCTGTCAT
The sequence above is drawn from the Candidatus Methanoperedens sp. genome and encodes:
- a CDS encoding 50S ribosomal protein L11, whose translation is MVSVVEALVPGGQATPGPPLGPSLGPLGVNVKAIIDKINEQTKAFSGMQVPVKVIVDDKKQFTVQVGTPPTSALIKKELGIETGSGTPNTNTVGNITVKQAVKIARMKKTDTLAKSLKNAVKEIVGSCVPLGVTFEGLKPKEAIAAINSGKFDSELSEPL
- a CDS encoding transcription elongation factor Spt5, whose product is MNEEAQNEAAIYVVKTTANQERTVANLIEKVAKKEKLGIYAILAPDELKGYVLIEAEGPEVVDQVIANVPHARTLVKGQSSFAEIAHFLIPKLTVTGITEGSIVELISGPFKGEKARVKRIDTTHEEITVELFEAMVPIPVTVRGDNVRILKREEEEK